In Rouxiella sp. WC2420, the following proteins share a genomic window:
- the oxyR gene encoding DNA-binding transcriptional regulator OxyR produces the protein MNIRDLEYLVALAEFRHFRRAADSCHVSQPTLSGQIRKLEDELGVMLLERTSRKVLFTQAGLLLVDQARTVLREVKVLKEMASQQGEAMSGPLHIGLIPTVGPYLLPQIIPSLHKTFPKLEMYLHEAQTQQLLAQLDSGKLDCAILALVKESEAFIEVPLFDEPMKLAIYDDHAWASRDRVAMADLSGEKLLMLEDGHCLRDQALGFCFQAGADEDTHFRATSLETLRNMVAAGSGITLLPSLAVPHERSRDGVTYLKCDKPEPKRTIALVYRPGSPLRGRYEQLAEAIKQHMQPYMDALALKKAV, from the coding sequence ATGAACATCCGTGATTTAGAGTATCTGGTTGCGCTGGCCGAGTTCCGGCATTTTCGCCGCGCTGCCGATTCTTGCCACGTCAGCCAGCCAACGCTGAGCGGTCAAATCCGCAAACTCGAAGATGAGTTGGGCGTTATGCTGCTGGAGAGAACCAGCCGCAAAGTACTGTTCACACAGGCGGGTTTATTGCTGGTAGATCAGGCACGTACAGTATTGCGCGAAGTAAAGGTTTTAAAAGAGATGGCTAGCCAGCAGGGGGAGGCGATGTCCGGCCCGTTGCATATTGGGCTGATCCCAACCGTGGGGCCTTATTTGCTGCCGCAGATTATTCCGTCGCTGCATAAAACTTTTCCGAAGCTGGAAATGTATCTGCATGAAGCACAGACCCAGCAACTTCTGGCGCAGCTCGACAGCGGCAAACTCGACTGTGCGATTCTGGCGCTGGTAAAAGAAAGCGAAGCCTTTATTGAGGTGCCGTTGTTTGATGAGCCAATGAAGCTGGCAATCTATGACGATCACGCCTGGGCATCGCGCGACAGAGTAGCAATGGCGGATCTTTCGGGTGAGAAATTGTTGATGCTGGAAGACGGTCACTGCCTGCGCGATCAGGCGTTAGGTTTTTGCTTCCAGGCAGGGGCAGACGAAGACACTCATTTCCGTGCCACCAGTCTTGAAACCTTGCGGAATATGGTCGCAGCCGGAAGCGGGATTACTCTGCTGCCATCACTTGCCGTGCCACACGAGCGTAGCCGCGACGGTGTGACTTATTTGAAATGTGACAAGCCGGAACCGAAGCGCACCATTGCTCTGGTGTATCGCCCCGGTTCCCCACTGCGCGGTCGCTATGAACAGTTGGCCGAAGCCATTAAACAGCACATGCAACCTTACATGGACGCGTTAGCGTTAAAAAAGGCGGTTTAA
- a CDS encoding glutathione peroxidase — MFSSREGKTVPQVTFHTRQGDQWIDTTSDDLFKNKTVILFSLPGAFTPTCSSSHLPRYNELSSVFRQHGVDSILCVSVNDTFVMNAWKAEQNASNITFIPDGNGEFTKGMDMLVEKADLGFGPRSWRYSMLVRNGVVEKMFVEPNKPGDPFEVSDADTMLKYLAPEYKVQESVSVFTKPGCPFCSKAKQMLQERGIQYEEVVLGKDATTVSLRAVSGRATVPQVFIGGRHIGGSDDLEQYFAA; from the coding sequence ATGTTTTCAAGCCGTGAAGGAAAAACCGTACCACAAGTCACGTTCCACACTCGTCAGGGCGATCAGTGGATTGATACCACCAGCGATGACCTGTTTAAAAATAAAACTGTGATCCTGTTTTCTCTGCCGGGCGCGTTTACACCAACCTGCTCCTCGAGCCATTTGCCACGTTACAACGAGCTGTCGAGCGTATTCCGTCAGCACGGTGTTGACAGCATTCTCTGCGTGTCTGTGAATGACACTTTTGTAATGAATGCCTGGAAAGCCGAGCAAAATGCCTCAAACATTACCTTTATTCCAGACGGTAATGGTGAGTTCACCAAAGGCATGGACATGCTGGTCGAAAAAGCCGATTTGGGCTTCGGTCCGCGTTCTTGGCGCTACTCCATGCTGGTCCGTAACGGCGTGGTAGAGAAAATGTTCGTTGAACCAAACAAGCCGGGCGACCCGTTTGAAGTGTCTGATGCAGACACTATGCTCAAATATCTGGCCCCAGAGTATAAAGTGCAGGAATCGGTCTCGGTATTCACCAAACCAGGCTGTCCTTTCTGCAGTAAAGCGAAGCAAATGCTGCAAGAACGCGGTATTCAGTACGAAGAAGTGGTACTTGGAAAAGATGCAACAACTGTGAGTCTGCGTGCGGTCAGTGGTCGTGCAACAGTTCCACAAGTGTTCATCGGTGGTCGCCACATCGGGGGAAGCGACGATCTGGAACAGTACTTCGCAGCCTGA
- the argH gene encoding argininosuccinate lyase has protein sequence MALWGGRFSQAADQRFKELNDSLRFDYRLAEQDIVGSVAWSKALVTVNVLTADEQLELEGALNVLLEEVRANPRAILESDAEDIHSWVELKLIDKVGNLGKKLHTGRSRNDQVATDIKLWCKTQVVELQLAVKQLQHALVETAEANQDAVMPGYTHLQRAQPVTFAHWCLAYVEMLARDESRLQDTLNRLDVSPLGSGALAGTAYPIDREQLAGWLGFASATRNSLDSVSDRDHILELLSNASISMVHLSRFAEDLIFFNTGEAGFVDLSDRVTSGSSLMPQKKNPDALELIRGKCGRVQGALTGMMMTLKGLPLAYNKDMQEDKEGLFDALDTWMDCLQMAALVLDGIQVKRPRCKEAAEQGYANSTELADYLVAKGVPFREAHHIVGEAVVEAIRQGKALEALPLADLQKFSSIIGDDVYPILALQSCLDKRNAKGGVAPEQVALAIREAKSRLA, from the coding sequence ATGGCATTATGGGGCGGACGCTTTAGTCAGGCAGCAGATCAGCGTTTCAAAGAACTGAATGACTCACTGCGGTTTGACTATCGATTGGCAGAGCAGGATATCGTGGGCTCGGTTGCCTGGTCAAAAGCGCTGGTCACCGTTAATGTACTGACCGCAGACGAACAGCTAGAGCTGGAAGGCGCGTTGAACGTGCTGTTGGAAGAGGTGCGTGCCAATCCTCGCGCTATCCTTGAAAGCGATGCCGAAGATATTCATAGCTGGGTTGAGCTGAAGCTGATCGACAAAGTCGGCAATCTCGGCAAGAAATTACATACTGGCCGTAGCCGTAACGATCAGGTCGCAACTGATATCAAACTGTGGTGTAAAACCCAGGTGGTTGAACTGCAACTCGCCGTTAAGCAGCTGCAACATGCGCTGGTAGAAACTGCCGAGGCTAATCAAGACGCCGTGATGCCTGGTTATACTCACCTGCAACGCGCGCAGCCGGTGACTTTTGCCCACTGGTGTTTGGCTTATGTAGAAATGTTGGCTCGTGACGAGAGCCGTTTGCAGGATACCCTTAACCGTCTTGACGTCAGCCCTTTGGGTAGCGGCGCATTGGCAGGCACGGCATATCCGATCGATCGTGAACAGCTTGCTGGCTGGTTGGGCTTTGCTTCGGCAACGCGTAACAGCCTCGACAGCGTTTCAGATCGTGACCACATTCTTGAATTACTGTCTAACGCATCAATCAGCATGGTTCACCTTTCACGTTTTGCGGAAGATCTAATCTTCTTTAACACTGGTGAAGCGGGCTTCGTTGACCTTTCTGACCGCGTGACGTCTGGCTCTTCACTCATGCCGCAGAAGAAAAATCCGGATGCGCTTGAGCTTATCCGCGGCAAATGTGGTCGCGTGCAGGGTGCGTTAACCGGGATGATGATGACCCTTAAAGGCTTGCCGCTGGCTTATAACAAAGACATGCAGGAAGACAAGGAAGGGTTGTTTGATGCGCTTGATACCTGGATGGACTGCTTGCAAATGGCGGCATTGGTCCTCGATGGTATTCAGGTAAAACGCCCGCGCTGCAAAGAAGCGGCTGAGCAAGGCTACGCAAACTCTACCGAGTTGGCTGACTATTTAGTTGCCAAGGGTGTGCCGTTCCGTGAAGCGCACCACATTGTCGGTGAGGCAGTGGTCGAGGCAATCCGTCAGGGTAAAGCGCTGGAGGCCTTACCGCTGGCCGATTTGCAGAAATTTAGCAGTATTATTGGCGATGACGTTTATCCGATTCTTGCGCTGCAATCTTGTCTCGACAAGCGCAATGCCAAAGGCGGTGTTGCGCCTGAGCAAGTTGCGCTGGCTATCCGTGAAGCCAAATCGCGTCTGGCTTAA
- a CDS encoding argininosuccinate synthase, with the protein MAATQGISKIVLAYSGGLDTSAIIPWLKENYGNCEVVAFVANIGQDQADLEGIEQKALDTGASECHVVDLREEFIKDYVYPVLKSGALYEGTYLLGTSMARPLIAKAQVELALKVGADAVCHGATGKGNDQVRFETTYTALAPQLKVVAPWREWDLRSREALLDYLKERNIKTTASLEKIYSRDENAWHISTEGGVLESPWNAPNKDCWAWTVAPEDAPDEAELVTLKVEKGEVVAVNGKDLTPFGCLEALNVLGVKHGVGRIDIVENRLVGIKSRGCYETPGGTIMMAALRGVEQLVLDRDSFKWREQLGQEMSYVVYDGRWFAPLRESIQAAADSLAQDVNGEVVVKLYKGTATAIQKKSPNSMYSEEFATFGEDEVYDHSHAGGFIRLFSLSSRIRALNAAKK; encoded by the coding sequence ATGGCAGCAACTCAAGGCATCAGCAAAATCGTTCTGGCTTACTCGGGCGGTCTAGACACCTCGGCCATTATTCCATGGCTGAAAGAAAATTACGGTAACTGTGAAGTGGTGGCGTTTGTGGCCAACATCGGCCAGGACCAGGCAGACCTGGAAGGCATCGAGCAGAAAGCGTTGGACACCGGTGCTTCTGAGTGCCACGTTGTTGATCTGCGTGAAGAATTCATCAAGGATTACGTTTACCCAGTGCTGAAAAGCGGTGCGCTATACGAAGGGACTTACCTGCTGGGCACCTCAATGGCTCGCCCATTGATCGCCAAAGCTCAGGTTGAACTGGCGCTTAAAGTCGGAGCAGACGCGGTTTGCCACGGCGCAACCGGTAAAGGTAACGACCAGGTTCGTTTCGAAACAACCTACACCGCGCTGGCTCCACAGCTGAAAGTGGTTGCACCATGGCGTGAGTGGGACCTGCGTTCCCGTGAAGCCCTGCTGGACTACCTGAAAGAGCGTAATATCAAGACCACTGCTTCTCTGGAAAAAATCTACAGCCGTGACGAAAACGCATGGCACATTTCTACCGAAGGTGGCGTGCTGGAAAGCCCTTGGAATGCTCCTAACAAGGATTGCTGGGCCTGGACCGTGGCTCCTGAAGATGCACCAGACGAAGCAGAACTGGTCACCTTGAAAGTTGAAAAAGGCGAAGTTGTTGCCGTTAACGGCAAAGATCTGACCCCGTTTGGTTGTCTCGAAGCGCTGAACGTCCTGGGTGTGAAACACGGCGTTGGTCGTATCGATATCGTTGAAAACCGTTTGGTAGGTATCAAGTCTCGCGGCTGCTACGAAACCCCGGGCGGCACCATCATGATGGCTGCGCTGCGTGGCGTTGAGCAGCTGGTTCTGGACCGTGACAGCTTCAAATGGCGTGAGCAGCTCGGCCAGGAAATGTCTTACGTGGTCTACGACGGTCGCTGGTTCGCTCCTCTGCGTGAGTCAATTCAGGCAGCTGCCGATTCTCTGGCGCAGGACGTTAACGGTGAAGTTGTTGTGAAACTTTACAAAGGCACTGCTACTGCTATCCAGAAAAAATCGCCGAACAGCATGTATTCTGAAGAGTTTGCGACCTTCGGCGAAGACGAAGTGTATGACCACAGCCACGCTGGTGGTTTCATTCGTCTGTTCTCACTCTCTTCACGTATCCGTGCACTGAACGCTGCTAAAAAGTAA
- the argB gene encoding acetylglutamate kinase — translation MNPLIIKLGGVLLDNEEALDRLFAALVAYRKEYQRPLVIVHGGGYLVDDLMKRLNLPVVKKSGLRVTPADQIDIITGALAGSANKTLLSWAVKNDISAVGLSLADGGSVSVTQLDEELGFVGKAEAGSPKLINTLTTAGYLPIVSSIGITAEGVLMNVNADQAATALAATLGADLILLSDVSGILDGDRQRVPEMTAARAEEMIEQGIITDGMIVKVNAALDAARTLGRPVDIASWRDAEKLPALFNGEAIGTRILA, via the coding sequence ATGAATCCATTGATCATCAAACTAGGCGGCGTGTTACTGGACAACGAAGAGGCGCTGGATCGCCTGTTCGCGGCGCTGGTTGCTTATCGTAAAGAGTATCAGCGTCCACTGGTGATCGTTCACGGCGGTGGCTATTTGGTTGATGACCTGATGAAACGTCTCAACTTGCCGGTGGTTAAGAAGTCTGGACTGCGCGTTACGCCTGCCGACCAGATTGATATCATTACCGGAGCACTGGCGGGCAGCGCCAACAAAACGCTGCTGTCCTGGGCGGTTAAAAACGATATTAGCGCAGTGGGCCTGTCTCTGGCCGACGGTGGTTCAGTTAGCGTAACTCAGCTTGATGAAGAGCTGGGCTTTGTGGGTAAGGCCGAAGCCGGTTCCCCTAAACTGATCAACACACTGACAACAGCGGGTTATTTGCCAATCGTCAGTTCTATCGGTATCACAGCCGAGGGCGTGCTGATGAATGTCAATGCCGACCAGGCAGCGACCGCTCTGGCTGCAACGCTGGGCGCAGATTTGATTCTGCTGTCCGACGTCAGCGGTATCCTCGATGGTGACCGTCAGCGTGTCCCGGAAATGACCGCAGCAAGAGCAGAAGAGATGATTGAGCAAGGCATCATTACCGATGGCATGATCGTCAAAGTGAATGCCGCTTTAGACGCCGCGCGCACTTTGGGTCGTCCGGTCGATATCGCCAGCTGGCGTGACGCAGAAAAACTGCCGGCTCTGTTCAATGGTGAAGCCATCGGCACCCGTATATTGGCGTAA
- the argC gene encoding N-acetyl-gamma-glutamyl-phosphate reductase gives MLNTLIVGATGYAGAELALYLNRHPHMNITGLTVSAQSADAGKLLSDLHPQLKGIVDLPVLPLENVAEAAKGVDVVFLATAHEVSHDLAPQFLALGCTVFDLSGAFRVNDPAFYTQFYGFEHQHQDWLDKAVYGLAEWQADKLKDAQLIAVPGCYPTAAQLAIKPLLEKELLNQDQWPVINATSGVSGAGRKASLGTSFCEVSLHAYGVFNHRHHPEISTHLGTPVIFTPHLGSFPRGILATITCRLKPGVSAEQVAKAFHSAYDNKPLVRLYDKGMPALKNVVGLPFCDIGFAVQGEHVIIVAVEDNLLKGASAQAVQCLNLRFGFPETTSLV, from the coding sequence ATGTTGAATACGCTGATTGTTGGTGCCACCGGTTATGCTGGAGCTGAACTTGCGCTCTATCTGAATCGTCACCCACATATGAACATAACCGGTTTAACGGTTTCAGCGCAAAGTGCAGATGCAGGAAAATTACTTTCCGATCTGCACCCGCAGTTAAAAGGCATTGTCGATCTGCCTGTTTTGCCATTGGAAAATGTGGCTGAAGCAGCCAAAGGCGTCGATGTCGTTTTTTTAGCGACGGCACATGAAGTCAGCCATGATTTGGCCCCGCAGTTTCTGGCACTGGGATGCACCGTATTCGACCTGTCTGGTGCGTTTCGCGTCAATGATCCGGCTTTCTACACCCAATTCTATGGTTTTGAGCATCAGCATCAGGACTGGCTTGATAAAGCCGTTTACGGTCTGGCCGAATGGCAGGCAGATAAACTGAAAGACGCGCAGCTGATTGCGGTTCCAGGATGCTACCCAACGGCGGCCCAGCTGGCTATTAAACCGCTGCTGGAAAAAGAGTTACTGAATCAGGACCAATGGCCGGTAATCAATGCGACAAGCGGCGTGAGCGGAGCAGGGCGTAAAGCCAGCCTCGGCACCAGCTTTTGTGAAGTGAGCCTGCATGCTTACGGCGTATTCAACCATCGCCACCATCCTGAAATCTCGACCCACTTGGGTACGCCGGTCATTTTCACCCCGCATCTGGGCAGTTTCCCGCGCGGTATTCTGGCTACCATTACCTGCCGTCTGAAGCCAGGCGTCAGCGCAGAGCAAGTTGCCAAAGCGTTTCACAGTGCCTACGACAACAAGCCGCTGGTTCGTCTGTATGACAAAGGCATGCCAGCGCTGAAAAACGTAGTTGGCCTGCCGTTCTGTGATATCGGTTTTGCTGTGCAGGGTGAGCACGTCATCATCGTGGCGGTTGAAGACAACCTGTTGAAAGGCGCATCGGCTCAGGCAGTACAGTGTCTGAACCTGCGCTTTGGTTTCCCGGAAACTACCTCGCTGGTGTAA